In one Flavobacteriales bacterium genomic region, the following are encoded:
- the neuB gene encoding N-acetylneuraminate synthase yields the protein MRSKVQIIAEAGVNHNGDISKAIEMIKIAAECGADFIKFQTFNADLLANPKAKKANYQISRTDKNESQLEMLKKLELNKSDHIKLIKECSHRNIKFLSAPFDIASIELLAELNLECIKIPSGEITNLPYLKKIGRLKWKIIISTGMATIHEIQNAVNILIDAGTPLHSISILHCSSQYPTVFNNVNLLAIRDLQDAFQTQIGLSDHAIGIETSIAAIALGASIIEKHFTLDKSLTGPDHHFSLNPSELSELVSKIRNVEMALGSGVKEPNEAELEIASVVRKSIHIKTDLNKGTVISEEMLIMQRPGTGISPMEIDYIVGKTIVKDKKRHDILVYSDFK from the coding sequence TTGAGAAGTAAAGTTCAAATTATAGCAGAAGCAGGAGTTAACCATAACGGCGACATATCCAAGGCAATTGAAATGATTAAAATTGCTGCAGAATGTGGAGCAGACTTTATAAAATTCCAAACATTTAATGCTGATTTATTAGCTAATCCAAAGGCAAAGAAAGCCAATTATCAAATCTCCAGAACCGATAAAAACGAGTCGCAACTTGAGATGCTAAAAAAACTAGAACTTAATAAAAGTGATCATATTAAATTGATTAAAGAATGTAGTCATCGAAATATTAAATTCTTATCCGCTCCCTTCGATATAGCCAGCATCGAACTACTGGCCGAATTAAACTTAGAATGCATTAAAATACCTTCAGGAGAGATAACAAATCTTCCTTACTTAAAAAAAATAGGAAGATTAAAATGGAAGATTATTATCTCAACTGGGATGGCAACAATACATGAAATACAAAACGCTGTTAACATATTGATCGATGCTGGAACTCCCCTTCATTCAATTAGCATTCTTCATTGTTCATCCCAATACCCTACAGTATTTAACAATGTAAACCTTTTAGCCATTCGCGATTTACAAGATGCATTTCAGACTCAAATAGGCCTTTCTGATCATGCTATTGGTATAGAAACATCAATTGCAGCAATCGCTCTAGGAGCGTCGATCATTGAGAAACATTTCACTCTCGATAAGTCCTTAACAGGACCAGATCATCACTTTTCTTTAAATCCATCCGAACTATCAGAGTTGGTAAGCAAAATAAGAAATGTTGAAATGGCTCTTGGCTCGGGAGTAAAAGAACCAAATGAAGCTGAATTAGAAATAGCTTCTGTAGTGAGAAAAAGCATCCATATAAAAACAGATCTCAATAAAGGAACTGTAATCTCTGAGGAGATGCTCATTATGCAACGTCCAGGAACAGGTATTTCGCCAATGGAAATTGATTACATTGTTGGCAAAACAATCGTTAAGGATAAAAAAAGACATGACATTTTAGTGTATTCAGACTTTAAATGA
- the rdgB gene encoding RdgB/HAM1 family non-canonical purine NTP pyrophosphatase, protein MKLLFATSNENKVKEIREILKDQFDVLSLIDVGWESEIEENGSTIEENASIKSKAVYDKLSISCFSDDSGLEVSELGGEPGVHSARYADSVNPSSEKNMAKLLSCLEGKKNRKARFKTIVSLIIDSEEQLFEGIVNGHISEYKRGEDGFGYDPIFIPEGYSSSFAEMSSREKNAISHRRIAIDKLCAYLKSTS, encoded by the coding sequence ATGAAGCTATTATTTGCCACAAGTAATGAGAATAAAGTAAAAGAGATCCGAGAGATTCTCAAAGATCAATTTGATGTTTTATCCTTAATTGATGTTGGTTGGGAATCCGAAATTGAAGAGAATGGCAGCACCATTGAAGAAAATGCTTCGATAAAAAGTAAAGCTGTTTACGATAAGCTTAGTATTAGTTGCTTCTCAGATGATAGTGGATTGGAAGTGAGTGAGCTTGGAGGAGAGCCAGGAGTGCATTCAGCGAGATATGCTGACTCTGTTAATCCATCTTCTGAAAAAAACATGGCGAAGTTACTTTCTTGTTTGGAGGGAAAGAAGAATAGAAAGGCGAGATTCAAAACGATTGTGTCTCTTATTATAGATAGTGAAGAACAATTATTTGAAGGAATAGTTAATGGGCATATTTCTGAATATAAAAGGGGTGAAGATGGATTCGGATATGATCCGATTTTTATTCCAGAGGGCTATTCGTCTTCATTTGCAGAGATGTCGTCTAGAGAAAAAAATGCCATTAGTCATCGAAGAATAGCTATAGATAAGCTTTGTGCTTATTTAAAGTCTACAAGCTGA
- a CDS encoding D-alanine--D-alanine ligase — protein sequence MNKKIGVISGGYSSESSISLESADTVISMLKESPFELFKVIITKGDWYCIHKDVRYEVNKENLTVNFPDNNLKFDSIFNAIHGEPGEGGEIQEYLCSIKMPFTSSGQKASVISFSKAAAKELLQKDNIVMPSVETYSKSTIGDVTQIANGTKFPCIVKPNSSGSSYGVSKANNKTEFINAVELAFKYNHLILVEQFISGVELSCGVVEINGRVRALPVTEIEFDGEIFDFKAKYADDGAREITPARISKEATSQCQDVAEQVFEKLNLKDMARIDFILMDDEVYFIECNTIPGLSKNSILPKQLKEAGINMGEFFIEMIENSACRL from the coding sequence ATGAATAAGAAAATTGGTGTTATATCCGGAGGCTATTCTTCCGAATCTTCTATTTCGCTCGAAAGTGCAGATACAGTAATTTCAATGTTAAAGGAATCTCCTTTTGAATTATTTAAGGTAATTATTACAAAAGGCGACTGGTACTGCATACATAAAGATGTTCGTTATGAGGTTAATAAAGAAAACCTCACCGTTAATTTCCCTGACAATAATTTAAAATTCGATTCTATTTTCAACGCTATTCATGGTGAGCCCGGTGAAGGAGGAGAAATACAAGAGTATTTATGTTCTATAAAAATGCCTTTTACTAGCTCCGGCCAGAAAGCATCAGTAATTTCCTTTAGTAAAGCGGCAGCCAAAGAGTTATTACAAAAAGATAATATTGTAATGCCTTCTGTTGAAACATACAGCAAGAGTACTATTGGTGATGTTACACAAATTGCAAATGGAACGAAATTCCCTTGTATTGTAAAGCCTAATTCTAGTGGATCTAGTTATGGTGTTTCCAAAGCAAATAACAAAACCGAATTTATTAATGCGGTAGAACTGGCTTTCAAATACAATCATTTAATATTAGTCGAGCAGTTTATCTCCGGAGTTGAGCTTAGTTGTGGTGTAGTTGAGATTAATGGCAGAGTTAGGGCTCTACCAGTTACAGAAATTGAATTTGATGGCGAAATTTTTGATTTCAAAGCAAAGTATGCAGACGACGGCGCAAGAGAAATCACTCCAGCAAGAATATCAAAAGAAGCTACTTCTCAGTGTCAGGATGTAGCGGAACAGGTTTTTGAAAAATTAAACCTAAAAGACATGGCAAGGATAGATTTTATTTTGATGGATGACGAAGTTTATTTCATCGAATGCAATACTATTCCTGGTCTATCAAAAAACAGCATTCTACCTAAACAGTTAAAAGAAGCTGGTATAAATATGGGTGAATTTTTTATTGAGATGATCGAAAATTCAGCTTGTAGACTTTAA
- a CDS encoding PASTA domain-containing protein, protein MQTVKKYFLHILLILFVWVGAGWGIYSYLGDYTLHGETITVPDLRGFQLSEVDSVISGKGLRYKVIDSVYSSEVPRGAVVKQDPKELGQVKQNRNVYITINSRLPQRVKVPDLIDLSLRQAISIAESFGLEIDSVYVVPDECKRCVLAQLYAGKSIKPGALIEKGKKIDLKIGGGESRDKVGIPDLTDLNLRDAKRILDPLNVSLIAVYDGKTVENRIDSLRAIIYKQDPVYEIGAEMNRGSSIDLYLKVE, encoded by the coding sequence ATGCAAACAGTAAAAAAATACTTTCTTCATATTTTATTAATACTCTTCGTTTGGGTTGGTGCTGGTTGGGGTATATATAGTTACTTAGGAGATTATACTTTGCATGGAGAAACGATCACCGTTCCTGATTTAAGGGGGTTTCAGTTGTCGGAAGTCGATTCAGTTATTTCGGGAAAAGGATTAAGATATAAGGTTATTGATTCTGTTTATTCATCAGAAGTTCCGAGAGGGGCTGTTGTTAAACAGGATCCAAAGGAACTAGGCCAGGTTAAGCAGAATAGAAATGTTTACATCACGATTAATTCTAGATTGCCGCAGAGGGTAAAAGTTCCGGATCTTATTGATTTGTCTTTACGACAAGCTATATCTATCGCTGAGTCTTTTGGACTGGAAATAGATAGTGTTTATGTTGTACCAGATGAGTGTAAGAGGTGTGTTTTGGCTCAGTTATATGCAGGTAAATCTATTAAACCAGGTGCGTTAATAGAGAAAGGGAAAAAAATTGATTTAAAAATTGGAGGAGGTGAAAGTAGAGATAAGGTTGGAATACCAGATCTAACGGATTTGAATTTAAGAGATGCTAAAAGAATTTTAGACCCATTAAATGTGAGTTTAATTGCGGTTTACGATGGCAAAACGGTTGAAAATAGAATAGATTCCTTGCGAGCAATTATCTATAAGCAAGACCCCGTGTACGAAATTGGGGCTGAAATGAACAGAGGAAGTTCGATAGATCTTTACCTCAAGGTCGAATAA
- a CDS encoding Gfo/Idh/MocA family oxidoreductase — protein MSTDYSIHNLKVVFIGCGNIAGYHFAVLDRVGVSVVGVSAKPGSLNLSRFTKKFNVRGYENNHELIEQENPDAILVLSSWEETSSIIDEIISYNIPLFIEKPVSLLSNKIEKWIKEYPEMLDKVQIGFNRRFYPFISELRNWVASKDLSSIELNIPEARQKSESEEDHDKWFFANSCHIFDLMYFLIGKKTITVEYVQRCGGGNQGLIATLKTATGVPIQLMSNWGSPSNFGIVFHANTEKLVLSPLEHAEVFNGFVVNEDKPGGMRSYTPQLKKKYQLEENGLKPGFLEQVINFIDTTVLKNKANFQGANLLDSLTVLKVMEEIVDRT, from the coding sequence ATGTCGACTGATTATTCAATTCATAATTTAAAAGTAGTTTTTATTGGTTGCGGTAATATTGCTGGATATCATTTTGCGGTATTAGATAGAGTGGGGGTTTCTGTAGTGGGAGTCAGCGCAAAACCGGGTTCTTTGAATCTTTCAAGATTTACAAAAAAATTCAATGTTAGAGGGTACGAAAATAATCACGAACTGATAGAACAAGAAAACCCAGATGCAATTTTGGTTCTTTCTTCTTGGGAAGAGACGTCTAGTATCATCGATGAAATAATTAGTTATAACATTCCTCTATTTATTGAAAAACCGGTTTCTCTACTTTCGAATAAAATAGAAAAGTGGATAAAGGAATATCCTGAGATGCTGGATAAAGTACAAATAGGGTTTAATAGGCGTTTTTATCCTTTTATTTCGGAATTGAGAAACTGGGTAGCGTCTAAGGATTTATCAAGCATTGAGCTGAATATACCTGAGGCGCGTCAAAAATCAGAGTCGGAAGAAGATCATGATAAATGGTTTTTTGCAAACTCTTGCCACATATTCGATCTCATGTATTTCTTAATTGGGAAAAAAACGATTACAGTTGAGTATGTGCAAAGGTGTGGAGGTGGCAATCAAGGTTTGATAGCCACACTAAAAACAGCTACAGGTGTGCCAATTCAATTAATGTCTAATTGGGGAAGTCCTTCAAATTTCGGAATAGTCTTTCATGCAAATACGGAGAAATTGGTTCTGTCACCTCTAGAACATGCGGAGGTTTTTAACGGGTTTGTAGTAAATGAGGATAAACCTGGTGGAATGAGAAGTTATACTCCACAACTTAAAAAGAAGTATCAATTAGAAGAAAACGGTTTGAAACCGGGTTTCTTAGAGCAAGTAATCAACTTTATCGATACTACTGTTTTAAAGAATAAAGCGAATTTTCAAGGAGCGAACTTATTAGATTCACTGACGGTTTTGAAAGTGATGGAAGAAATCGTAGATAGAACGTAG
- a CDS encoding T9SS type A sorting domain-containing protein, translating into MNFISLRTVLSALLSILLLVTSLSSFGQVREVSMSARFSMGANSSISSKSFSQNNYYYLFDTLSLPFYDDFGSDNIKDYSSNAYSESDTTIVWSHKLNSITFDSLKYTEDTSYTYIFNATTLSTDSIANISDTLYVYGDLQKPYMVTSVVHVWKSSVRYVFNESGVITDSMEIPFLVLVPEPSYVISSDTSSFWYGEGVYINDHYASNPISVGTATFDGLDGKGKPYDFGMSENSTGAADTLISMPFNLNYTASDSIYLSFYYQAQGLGNDPQEEDSLMLEFWSPESEKWNLIWSVAGSVLSPFKLVMLSIKDSLYLKNGFQFRFRNYATLSGNLDHWHIDMVYLDKFRNASDSIWNEVFFTAPLGTALNTYTEMPWTHYQMSPATYLKTSMDVDAVNISNISKVHDWQYIVSDSLGVVHHALPEDISPKLTSAGAIANHSVGIPSDLFPDNGSKYGAFNTAFWINSSTDIFVEKDTLWHEQRFGNSYAYDDGTAELGFELKGDWVSAVMEFNLRQADTLTAIQYYFNPIIDDISFNPFFPVVYNEIFYGDIGGVTDTLSMDGIVEPEYTYTEDLNKYASYVLDNPVIVSAGKYYIGWIQPPIAGPNLNKIIVGLDKNTDNISKTYYFNNDEWHESPFNGSLMIRPVFGTTDRELKKALLEEGGSTEELEFSIYPNPAIDEINIQIGYNEFTDKVEVLITDLYGKVVFREKVSAPGVRVDLSGYKNGMYVVRVMDSNAGTVDVRKLVITK; encoded by the coding sequence ATGAATTTTATTTCCCTTAGAACAGTATTAAGCGCCCTTTTATCGATTCTGCTATTGGTTACAAGCCTCAGTAGTTTCGGGCAAGTTCGTGAGGTTTCAATGTCTGCTCGTTTCTCTATGGGTGCAAATAGTTCTATATCATCTAAGAGTTTTTCGCAGAACAATTACTATTATTTATTCGATACTTTAAGTCTTCCGTTTTACGATGATTTTGGTTCGGATAATATAAAGGATTATTCTTCAAACGCTTATTCAGAAAGCGATACAACTATTGTATGGAGTCATAAGCTTAATTCAATAACCTTCGACAGTTTAAAGTATACCGAAGATACCAGCTACACATATATATTTAATGCTACTACTTTATCAACGGATTCAATTGCCAATATAAGCGATACTTTATATGTGTATGGCGATTTGCAGAAACCGTATATGGTAACCTCTGTTGTTCACGTTTGGAAATCTTCTGTTCGATATGTTTTTAATGAAAGTGGAGTGATTACGGATTCTATGGAAATACCTTTCTTGGTACTAGTGCCAGAGCCTTCTTATGTAATAAGTTCAGATACATCTAGCTTTTGGTATGGAGAAGGGGTATACATAAACGATCACTATGCCTCAAATCCAATTTCTGTGGGTACAGCAACTTTTGATGGATTAGATGGAAAAGGCAAGCCATATGATTTTGGAATGTCTGAAAATTCTACTGGTGCTGCGGATACATTAATATCTATGCCATTCAATCTTAATTATACTGCTTCCGATTCTATTTACTTAAGTTTCTATTATCAAGCACAAGGATTAGGAAATGATCCACAAGAAGAAGATTCCTTAATGTTGGAATTTTGGTCACCAGAGAGTGAAAAATGGAATTTAATATGGAGCGTGGCAGGAAGTGTGTTATCTCCATTTAAATTAGTTATGCTGTCAATAAAAGATAGCCTGTATTTGAAGAATGGATTTCAATTTAGATTTAGAAATTATGCAACGCTATCCGGGAATTTGGATCATTGGCACATAGATATGGTGTATTTAGATAAATTCAGAAATGCGAGTGATTCTATTTGGAACGAAGTTTTTTTTACAGCACCGTTAGGTACAGCATTAAATACATATACAGAGATGCCATGGACGCATTACCAAATGAGTCCGGCAACATATCTGAAAACGAGTATGGATGTTGATGCCGTAAATATTTCGAATATTAGTAAAGTTCATGATTGGCAATACATCGTAAGCGATAGCTTAGGTGTAGTACACCATGCTTTACCTGAAGATATTTCTCCCAAACTTACTAGTGCGGGTGCAATAGCCAATCATTCTGTTGGAATACCAAGTGATTTGTTTCCTGATAATGGTTCAAAGTACGGTGCTTTCAATACCGCGTTTTGGATTAATTCTTCAACAGATATTTTTGTTGAGAAAGATACCTTGTGGCACGAACAAAGGTTTGGGAACAGCTATGCTTATGATGATGGTACAGCTGAATTGGGCTTTGAGTTGAAAGGGGATTGGGTTTCTGCTGTGATGGAGTTCAACTTAAGACAGGCAGATACTCTAACTGCTATTCAATATTATTTCAATCCAATAATTGATGATATATCGTTCAATCCATTTTTTCCTGTAGTGTATAATGAGATATTTTATGGTGATATAGGTGGAGTAACGGATACATTATCAATGGATGGCATAGTTGAACCCGAGTATACTTATACGGAGGATTTAAATAAATACGCTTCTTATGTGTTGGATAACCCCGTTATAGTATCGGCTGGTAAATATTATATCGGTTGGATTCAACCACCTATAGCAGGGCCTAATCTTAATAAAATAATAGTGGGTTTAGATAAGAATACAGATAATATTTCGAAGACATATTATTTTAATAACGACGAATGGCACGAGTCGCCATTTAATGGTTCGTTAATGATAAGACCTGTTTTTGGAACTACCGATCGCGAACTTAAGAAAGCTTTATTAGAAGAGGGAGGGAGTACGGAAGAGTTGGAGTTTTCCATCTATCCGAATCCGGCCATAGATGAAATTAATATTCAAATTGGGTACAATGAATTCACCGACAAAGTAGAAGTGTTAATAACCGACTTATATGGGAAAGTTGTATTTAGAGAGAAAGTGAGTGCACCCGGTGTTCGTGTAGATTTATCAGGTTACAAAAATGGAATGTATGTTGTTCGAGTTATGGATAGTAATGCAGGAACAGTAGATGTACGGAAATTAGTGATTACTAAATGA
- a CDS encoding RluA family pseudouridine synthase, translated as MKESNEEIEGAKEEEENELFEHHGFTVDPGQGLLRIDKFLSDKLPNVTRNRIQNSANAGSILVNNKAVKSNYKIKPGDIVSMVLPYPPRVIELIPENIPLNIAYEDDDFILVNKHAGLVVHPGYGNYSGTLINALIYHFDNLPEGTDEQNRPGLVHRLDKDTTGLMVIAKNEISMSKLAKAFFDRTIERKYVALVWGDLKEDSGTIDEYIGRSPKNRKVMTVFEDESMGKRSITHYKVLQRFGYVTLIQCQLQTGRTHQIRIHMKYLGHPLFNDGEYGGDKILKGTTFTKYKQFIQNCFNILPRQALHAKTLGFEHPTTGENVFFESDLPQDMSEVIAKWKGYSESSIRE; from the coding sequence ATGAAAGAATCAAACGAAGAGATAGAAGGGGCAAAAGAAGAAGAGGAGAATGAATTGTTTGAACATCATGGTTTTACCGTTGATCCAGGACAGGGCTTGCTTCGAATAGATAAGTTTTTATCTGATAAGCTACCGAATGTGACTCGTAATCGGATTCAGAATTCCGCTAATGCAGGAAGTATTCTTGTAAATAATAAGGCTGTTAAATCAAACTATAAGATTAAGCCTGGGGATATAGTTTCTATGGTATTACCATATCCTCCAAGAGTAATTGAGCTTATTCCTGAAAATATTCCCTTGAACATCGCTTATGAAGACGATGATTTTATATTAGTGAATAAGCATGCTGGTCTCGTAGTTCATCCTGGTTATGGCAATTATTCCGGCACGCTTATAAACGCTTTGATATACCATTTTGATAATTTGCCAGAAGGAACAGATGAACAGAATAGACCAGGCCTGGTTCATCGGTTAGATAAGGATACGACCGGTTTAATGGTTATCGCCAAAAATGAAATTTCGATGTCAAAGCTTGCTAAAGCTTTTTTCGACAGAACCATTGAACGTAAATATGTAGCGCTTGTTTGGGGAGATTTAAAAGAAGATTCTGGTACTATTGATGAATATATAGGAAGAAGTCCGAAGAATAGAAAAGTAATGACTGTTTTCGAAGATGAGTCTATGGGTAAAAGATCCATAACGCATTACAAAGTACTGCAGCGGTTTGGATACGTTACTTTGATTCAATGCCAGTTGCAAACTGGACGGACGCACCAAATACGTATTCATATGAAGTATTTGGGGCATCCATTATTTAATGATGGCGAATATGGGGGTGACAAAATCTTAAAGGGAACGACCTTTACCAAATACAAACAATTTATACAGAATTGTTTTAATATTTTGCCACGTCAAGCACTACACGCTAAAACTTTAGGTTTCGAACATCCAACAACTGGAGAGAATGTCTTTTTTGAATCTGATCTACCTCAAGATATGTCGGAGGTAATTGCAAAATGGAAAGGTTATTCAGAATCGTCTATCAGAGAATAA
- the mqnE gene encoding aminofutalosine synthase MqnE, with translation MEVLLNEVSVKPELLSIVKKVITKERITKAEGVKLFEEGDLSLLGVLANDIREERHGDYTFFNRNFHIEPTNICVFDCKFCSYSRLIREKDDSAAWELREEEIYDIVREYNDKPVTEVHIVGGVHPKMGIEYFANLIKNIKKIRPEIHVKAFTAVELEYMCRKAKMTYKEGLQYLKDHGQDSLPGGGAEIFDEVVREKICADKCSSDQWLDIHRTAHSIGMPSNATMLYGHIENSEHLIDHMDRLRTLQDKTKGFNTFIPLKFRNKNNQMSNIKETSVVYDLRVYAISRIYLDNFNHIKAYWPMIGKETTKMLLNYGVDDIDGTIDDSTKIYSLAGAEQNPAMSTKELVILIKNTGRHPIERGTLYEVITDYGTEEFKDDLELV, from the coding sequence ATGGAGGTTTTGTTAAATGAAGTAAGCGTTAAGCCCGAACTGTTATCGATTGTTAAAAAAGTGATTACAAAAGAAAGAATCACTAAAGCAGAAGGCGTTAAATTATTCGAAGAAGGAGATTTAAGTCTACTTGGAGTCTTAGCTAATGACATACGTGAAGAAAGACATGGGGACTATACTTTTTTCAACAGAAACTTTCACATCGAGCCAACAAACATTTGTGTATTTGATTGTAAGTTTTGCTCTTACTCAAGACTAATAAGAGAGAAAGACGACTCTGCCGCTTGGGAATTAAGAGAAGAAGAGATATACGACATCGTTCGAGAATATAATGACAAACCCGTAACTGAGGTTCACATTGTTGGCGGGGTTCATCCTAAAATGGGAATTGAATACTTTGCAAATCTCATTAAAAACATAAAAAAGATTAGACCAGAAATTCATGTAAAAGCTTTTACTGCAGTTGAGCTCGAATACATGTGCAGAAAAGCAAAAATGACTTACAAGGAAGGATTACAGTATTTAAAAGACCACGGACAAGATTCATTACCAGGAGGAGGTGCCGAAATATTTGACGAGGTTGTTAGAGAGAAAATCTGTGCTGATAAGTGTTCATCCGATCAATGGCTAGATATTCACAGAACGGCCCATAGCATTGGGATGCCCTCAAATGCCACAATGCTATATGGTCATATTGAGAATTCTGAACATCTAATTGACCACATGGATAGATTGAGAACATTGCAAGATAAAACAAAAGGCTTCAATACTTTTATCCCTTTAAAGTTTAGAAACAAGAATAACCAGATGTCTAATATAAAAGAGACGAGTGTTGTTTACGATTTGAGAGTTTATGCTATTTCAAGAATATATTTAGACAATTTCAATCATATTAAAGCTTACTGGCCAATGATTGGAAAAGAAACGACAAAAATGTTATTGAACTATGGCGTCGACGATATTGATGGAACTATTGATGATAGCACCAAGATCTATTCTCTTGCAGGAGCAGAACAGAATCCTGCTATGTCTACAAAAGAGCTAGTTATACTTATTAAAAATACTGGACGTCATCCTATTGAACGAGGCACTTTATATGAGGTAATAACAGACTATGGAACGGAAGAATTTAAAGATGACCTAGAATTAGTTTAG
- a CDS encoding response regulator transcription factor → MKRKILLVEDELHLRETIELNLILEKYEVISVGDGKSALETFNGMPFDLIILDVMLPEIDGYTLCQAIRTTDSSIPILFLTAKGNSRDRIHGLKLGADDYLPKPFDLEEFLLRVKNLLKRTGRSNYISNGEFEFGECKVSFLNYTGENYKNEKRNFSQKEIQLLRLLIENKNEVVSRNTILEIVWGVDRYPSTRTIDNFIVTFRKFFERDPKNPFHFHSVRGVGYKFSE, encoded by the coding sequence ATGAAAAGAAAGATACTGCTTGTAGAGGATGAACTCCATTTGAGAGAGACAATAGAGTTAAACTTGATATTAGAGAAGTACGAGGTTATTTCTGTTGGAGATGGTAAGTCGGCACTAGAAACGTTTAATGGGATGCCATTTGATCTCATTATCTTGGATGTAATGTTGCCAGAGATTGATGGCTATACGTTGTGTCAAGCGATAAGAACAACGGATTCTTCAATTCCAATATTATTTTTAACCGCAAAAGGGAACAGCAGGGATCGAATTCATGGATTAAAGTTGGGCGCAGATGACTATTTGCCTAAGCCATTTGATTTGGAAGAGTTTCTGCTTCGCGTTAAAAATTTATTGAAAAGAACCGGTCGGAGTAATTATATAAGTAACGGCGAATTTGAATTTGGAGAGTGTAAAGTGAGTTTTTTAAATTATACCGGCGAAAATTATAAAAATGAGAAACGGAATTTTTCTCAAAAAGAAATTCAATTGTTACGATTATTAATTGAGAATAAAAATGAGGTTGTTTCTCGAAATACCATATTAGAAATAGTTTGGGGAGTTGATAGATATCCATCTACCCGAACCATCGACAATTTCATAGTAACGTTTAGGAAGTTTTTTGAAAGAGATCCTAAAAACCCTTTTCATTTCCATTCCGTAAGAGGAGTTGGTTATAAATTTAGTGAATAG